One window from the genome of Sandaracinaceae bacterium encodes:
- a CDS encoding MerR family transcriptional regulator, whose protein sequence is MSEEESYTIDELAALARVPSRTIRFYQSKGALQAPEIRGRVAHYGPAHVERLALIGQLKDRGLRIKAIRDLVTRIDEGELSLEAWLGLQERLQSAWADDSPEVLSRESIEKRLDGKPPGFLGDLVRANVLVPQGEAYLVKSPGLLRVLLQLHDAGIDLDVALKAADMLRKHVAKMTRELADHFLAHAGDGFGRDGTSEGLESAFEELRPLGLEALRLVFGQEMQRVLRSYVESGRTAGITRKPRK, encoded by the coding sequence TTGTCCGAAGAGGAGAGCTACACCATCGACGAGCTGGCCGCGCTGGCCCGCGTGCCCAGCCGGACGATCCGCTTCTACCAGTCCAAGGGCGCGCTCCAGGCGCCGGAGATCCGGGGGCGGGTGGCCCACTACGGGCCGGCGCACGTGGAGCGGCTCGCGCTGATCGGGCAGCTCAAGGATCGCGGCCTGCGCATCAAGGCCATCCGGGATCTCGTGACGCGCATCGACGAGGGTGAGCTCTCCCTCGAGGCGTGGCTCGGCTTGCAGGAGCGGCTCCAGAGCGCCTGGGCCGACGACTCCCCGGAGGTGCTCTCGCGCGAGTCCATCGAGAAGCGCCTCGACGGCAAGCCGCCCGGCTTCCTCGGCGACCTCGTCCGCGCGAACGTGCTCGTGCCCCAGGGGGAGGCTTACCTGGTGAAGAGCCCGGGCCTGCTCCGGGTGCTGCTCCAGCTCCACGACGCGGGCATCGATCTCGACGTCGCCCTGAAGGCGGCCGACATGCTCCGCAAGCACGTCGCGAAGATGACCCGCGAGCTGGCCGACCACTTCCTCGCCCACGCCGGCGACGGCTTCGGCCGCGACGGGACGAGCGAGGGCCTCGAGAGCGCCTTCGAGGAGCTCCGCCCCCTCGGCCTGGAGGCGCTGCGCCTCGTCTTCGGCCAGGAGATGCAGCGCGTCTTGCGGTCCTACGTAGAGTCCGGCCGCACGGCGGGGATCACGCGCAAACCGCGCAAGTGA
- a CDS encoding fatty acid desaturase, protein MAIQMQSLETQPAPVAAALSEEENLRRFGEALDALRRRVQAEVGEEDLRYIQRVDRASHAAEVLGRTLIHFSLDPLTYALGIGALWAHKQLQTTEVGHTVMHGVFNRIEGEHAYRSQGYTWKIPIDEASWDRGHNKRHHGATNVAGRDPDIHFGPVRLTEHTPHRWYHRMQLPFTLLVAWPNFSFSMNLHFTGVLDFWQGNGREQPFDFIEKRDLKTAVDVHRRALRKALPYYGKEYLLFPALAGPFFAKVLFANWLTETMRDLYSAATIYCGHVGAETARYPEGAIPMNRGHWYAMQVEASNDFEVPWLVSVFCGALDRQIEHHLFPRLPTQRLRQVAPEVRAICEAHGVQYRSDSWPRTLKRALGRIAELARPAAA, encoded by the coding sequence ATGGCCATCCAGATGCAATCGCTCGAGACCCAGCCCGCCCCCGTCGCCGCGGCGCTCAGCGAAGAAGAGAACCTCCGCCGCTTCGGCGAAGCGCTCGACGCCCTCCGCCGACGCGTCCAGGCCGAGGTCGGCGAAGAAGACCTCCGCTACATCCAGCGCGTCGACCGCGCCTCGCACGCCGCGGAGGTGCTCGGTCGCACGCTCATCCACTTCAGCCTCGACCCGCTGACCTACGCGCTCGGGATCGGCGCGCTCTGGGCGCACAAGCAGCTCCAGACCACCGAGGTCGGACACACCGTCATGCACGGCGTCTTCAACCGGATCGAGGGCGAGCACGCCTATCGGTCCCAGGGCTACACCTGGAAGATCCCCATCGACGAGGCCTCCTGGGACCGCGGGCACAACAAGCGCCACCACGGCGCGACCAACGTCGCCGGGCGCGACCCGGACATCCACTTCGGCCCCGTGCGGCTGACCGAGCACACGCCGCACCGCTGGTACCACCGCATGCAGCTGCCGTTCACGCTGCTCGTCGCCTGGCCCAACTTCTCCTTCTCGATGAACCTGCACTTCACGGGCGTGCTCGACTTCTGGCAGGGCAACGGGCGCGAGCAGCCGTTCGACTTCATCGAGAAGCGCGACCTGAAGACCGCGGTCGACGTCCACCGTCGCGCGCTCCGGAAGGCGCTGCCCTACTACGGCAAGGAGTACCTCCTGTTCCCCGCGCTCGCGGGCCCGTTCTTCGCCAAGGTGCTCTTCGCCAACTGGCTCACCGAGACGATGCGCGACCTCTACTCCGCCGCCACCATCTACTGCGGCCACGTCGGCGCGGAGACGGCGCGTTACCCGGAGGGCGCCATCCCGATGAACCGCGGCCACTGGTACGCGATGCAGGTCGAGGCGAGCAACGACTTCGAGGTGCCCTGGCTCGTGAGCGTCTTCTGCGGCGCGCTCGACCGACAGATCGAGCACCACCTGTTCCCCCGCCTGCCCACTCAGCGGCTCCGTCAGGTCGCGCCCGAGGTCCGGGCGATCTGCGAGGCGCACGGTGTACAGTACCGCTCCGACTCCTGGCCCCGGACGCTGAAGCGGGCGCTGGGTCGGATCGCCGAGCTGGCCCGGCCCGCGGCCGCCTGA
- a CDS encoding sulfatase-like hydrolase/transferase: MGENDATLQDYGPPASMEGEAVVDPTLDGTHPPKKGWTAKRALLLAAKVGISVYGLYAVWTEVLARDGAEHVSSAIGGLHWGWFAGAIAMQLCAIGFAILRWRTVLGGQGIEATWRFMFPSFMIGRFWGAFTLGGLGLDGWKLFDVGYHTKKWARPIAVAGVEKVLGQLAFGLVVMGASVWGLEFIGQDGVLLINLLFLVVVATGLTFLAKPTLFRYAFRLLPRQVQPKLQTLIDAVCAYHGKWALLAQATGYGVAVHAFNNLIYVCAARALGVELSAGMIFFGSSLQIMVTLAPISINGVGLREAAAVALYTAVGLSETQAVLIPTVGFAAEMMVSITGVLFLFARRFGKVSGLTVHDPDREEKYYDGLEEVPEERWPKPLRGLTLGLGAGLLGGMLVGLAEGAVIMVDGGGRVGWGVMAYGAVAYGVFCMVGGASFGFLSALTGRWMKREAVPEPQAYARLTALIVAALVFALGAFRIRRDVFHEEFGMKSKEMALVAICCLVASALLYFLLSTAIRFWTSRKVGGFMLKTWGSPAFVALVVAGVGGSALLAGTHAEAESGVTRPASPENAPNVLLIVVDTLRADHLPAYGYASGSTPHLDRFAEDAVRFDQAFANASWTRPSFASILTGRYASSHGVMGKPDALPSQLTTLPEALSAGGYATAGYVTNFNVGPYFNFQQGFEQYTFLEPEFVLGADDAAAKLLLVQFLRQKIETFRAAGGQVEPGTAYQDAETVNRHLVRWLDEDAPSDDPWFMFVGYMDPHDPYFPHPYDGSGYARAANQHPDLAEADTLRALYDGEITYWDQQFGALMDDLRRRGVYDDTMIIITSDHGEEFGDHGGFWHGTTLYDEQVHVPLFVKLPGNDRAGTHVGHWVQSIDLMPSILRRVGLDVPEGVQGGSLDQGTARVFAEESHEGNVLESVRERRGFEELKLITANAGNPRGLEEVELYRVADDPGEQDNVAETASEDLTALRQSLANASEAAALGAVQGEAVEMDDETMRRLCRLGYIDAAICCRRGFLPVRQCCEQGHLSGEACEGL; the protein is encoded by the coding sequence ATGGGCGAGAACGACGCGACGTTGCAGGACTACGGGCCCCCGGCCTCCATGGAAGGCGAGGCCGTCGTCGACCCGACGCTGGACGGGACGCACCCGCCGAAGAAGGGCTGGACCGCCAAGCGCGCGCTCCTCCTCGCGGCGAAGGTCGGCATCTCCGTCTACGGCCTCTACGCGGTCTGGACCGAGGTCCTCGCGCGCGACGGCGCCGAGCACGTCTCGAGCGCCATCGGCGGCCTGCACTGGGGCTGGTTCGCGGGCGCGATCGCGATGCAGCTCTGCGCCATCGGGTTTGCGATCCTGCGCTGGCGCACCGTGCTCGGCGGCCAGGGCATCGAGGCGACGTGGCGCTTCATGTTCCCGAGCTTCATGATCGGCCGCTTCTGGGGCGCGTTCACGCTCGGCGGCCTCGGGCTCGACGGCTGGAAGCTCTTCGACGTCGGCTACCACACCAAGAAGTGGGCCCGGCCCATCGCCGTGGCCGGCGTCGAGAAGGTGCTCGGCCAGCTCGCCTTCGGGCTCGTCGTCATGGGCGCGAGCGTCTGGGGTCTCGAGTTCATCGGGCAAGACGGCGTCCTGTTGATCAACCTCTTGTTCCTGGTGGTCGTCGCCACCGGGCTGACCTTCCTCGCGAAGCCGACGCTGTTCCGGTACGCGTTCCGGCTCCTGCCCCGGCAGGTGCAGCCCAAGCTCCAGACGCTCATCGACGCGGTCTGCGCATATCACGGCAAGTGGGCGCTCCTCGCGCAAGCCACCGGCTACGGCGTGGCGGTCCACGCGTTCAACAACCTCATCTATGTCTGCGCCGCGCGCGCGCTCGGCGTGGAGCTGAGCGCCGGCATGATCTTCTTCGGCAGCTCGCTGCAGATCATGGTCACCCTCGCGCCCATCTCCATCAACGGCGTGGGCCTGCGCGAGGCCGCGGCGGTCGCCCTCTACACCGCCGTCGGGCTGAGCGAGACGCAGGCGGTGCTCATCCCCACCGTCGGCTTCGCGGCCGAGATGATGGTCAGTATCACCGGCGTGCTCTTCCTCTTCGCCCGGCGCTTCGGCAAGGTGAGCGGGCTGACGGTGCACGACCCCGATCGGGAAGAGAAGTACTACGACGGGCTCGAAGAGGTCCCCGAGGAGCGCTGGCCGAAGCCGCTCCGCGGGCTGACCCTCGGGCTCGGCGCGGGCCTGCTCGGCGGCATGCTCGTCGGCCTCGCCGAGGGCGCGGTCATCATGGTCGACGGCGGCGGCCGCGTCGGCTGGGGCGTGATGGCGTACGGCGCCGTCGCCTACGGCGTGTTCTGCATGGTCGGCGGCGCGAGCTTCGGCTTCCTGAGCGCGCTGACCGGCCGGTGGATGAAGCGGGAGGCGGTCCCGGAGCCGCAAGCCTACGCGCGCCTCACCGCGCTGATCGTCGCGGCCCTCGTGTTCGCGCTCGGCGCCTTCCGGATCCGTCGCGACGTGTTCCACGAAGAGTTCGGGATGAAGAGCAAGGAGATGGCGCTGGTCGCCATCTGCTGCCTCGTCGCCTCCGCCCTCCTCTATTTCCTGCTCTCGACCGCGATCCGCTTCTGGACCAGCCGCAAGGTCGGCGGGTTCATGCTGAAGACCTGGGGCTCGCCCGCCTTCGTCGCCCTCGTGGTCGCGGGCGTGGGCGGCTCGGCGCTCCTCGCCGGCACGCACGCGGAGGCCGAGAGCGGCGTCACGCGCCCGGCCTCGCCCGAGAACGCGCCGAACGTGCTGCTCATCGTGGTCGACACCCTGCGCGCCGATCACCTGCCGGCGTACGGCTACGCGAGCGGGAGCACGCCGCACCTCGACCGGTTCGCGGAGGACGCGGTGCGCTTCGACCAGGCGTTCGCCAACGCGAGCTGGACGCGGCCGAGCTTCGCCTCGATCCTCACCGGCCGCTACGCGTCGAGCCACGGCGTGATGGGCAAGCCCGACGCGCTCCCGAGCCAGCTGACCACCCTCCCCGAGGCGCTCTCGGCCGGGGGCTACGCGACGGCGGGCTACGTGACGAACTTCAACGTCGGCCCGTACTTCAACTTCCAGCAGGGCTTCGAGCAGTACACCTTCCTCGAGCCGGAGTTCGTGCTCGGCGCCGATGACGCGGCGGCGAAGCTCCTGCTCGTGCAGTTCCTGCGGCAGAAGATCGAGACCTTCCGCGCGGCCGGCGGGCAGGTCGAGCCGGGCACCGCCTACCAGGACGCGGAGACCGTCAACCGTCACCTCGTGCGCTGGCTCGACGAGGACGCGCCGAGCGACGACCCGTGGTTCATGTTCGTCGGCTACATGGACCCGCACGACCCGTACTTCCCGCACCCGTACGACGGCTCGGGCTACGCGCGCGCCGCGAACCAGCACCCGGACCTCGCGGAGGCGGACACGCTGCGCGCCCTCTACGACGGCGAGATCACCTACTGGGATCAGCAGTTCGGCGCGCTCATGGACGATCTCCGCCGCCGCGGCGTCTACGACGACACGATGATCATCATCACCTCGGACCACGGCGAGGAGTTCGGCGACCACGGCGGCTTCTGGCACGGCACCACGCTCTACGACGAGCAGGTTCACGTGCCGCTCTTCGTGAAGCTCCCCGGCAACGACCGCGCGGGCACGCACGTCGGCCACTGGGTCCAGAGCATCGATCTGATGCCGAGCATCCTCCGCCGCGTCGGCCTCGACGTCCCGGAGGGCGTGCAGGGCGGCTCGCTCGACCAGGGCACCGCGCGCGTCTTCGCCGAGGAGAGCCACGAGGGCAACGTGCTCGAGAGCGTGCGCGAGCGCCGCGGCTTCGAGGAGCTCAAGCTCATCACCGCCAACGCGGGCAACCCGCGCGGCCTCGAGGAGGTCGAGCTCTACCGCGTCGCCGACGACCCGGGGGAGCAGGACAACGTCGCCGAGACCGCCTCCGAGGATCTGACCGCGCTGCGGCAGTCACTCGCGAACGCGAGCGAGGCCGCGGCGCTGGGCGCCGTGCAGGGCGAAGCGGTCGAGATGGACGACGAGACCATGCGCCGCCTCTGCAGGCTCGGCTACATCGACGCCGCGATCTGCTGCCGGCGTGGCTTCCTCCCCGTGCGTCAGTGCTGCGAGCAGGGTCACCTCAGCGGCGAAGCCTGCGAAGGCCTCTGA
- a CDS encoding serine/threonine-protein kinase — MEELYDRTGMILAGRYRITELLGTGSMGSVWVAEQLALRTQVVVKFREELLIGADGEESAARFLREARTLASVRHRNVVELFEVGTADTGEPYLIMEKLKGQTLGALLAARRTLPLAEAFALFSGIARGLEAVHAAGIVHRDVKPDNIFLVAQEDDGPPIPKLLDFGLARGTELGGGGLSSKITRAGRAVGTPGYMPSEQVRGLADLDERVDVYALAATFYEMLAAACPVEGESLTDVLIATATDGPTPLDAHRPDYAGPLTMALMRGLAVDRDSRYPTMRAMRERLAKVIGEWETQGVTLPPAAHAATPPAVRSGPPPIPPAARIPARTTERPVINPPDGPRLRVPRPRRASGEG, encoded by the coding sequence ATGGAGGAGCTCTACGACCGGACCGGGATGATCCTCGCGGGTCGATACCGCATCACCGAGCTGCTCGGCACAGGGTCGATGGGGAGCGTCTGGGTCGCCGAGCAGCTCGCGCTGCGCACGCAGGTCGTCGTGAAGTTCCGCGAGGAGCTGCTGATCGGTGCGGACGGAGAGGAGTCGGCGGCGCGCTTTCTACGTGAAGCCCGGACGCTGGCCTCCGTACGCCATCGCAACGTGGTGGAGCTGTTCGAGGTCGGCACCGCCGACACGGGTGAGCCCTACCTGATCATGGAGAAGCTGAAGGGGCAGACCCTGGGCGCCCTGCTCGCCGCCCGCCGCACGCTGCCGCTCGCGGAGGCCTTCGCGCTCTTCTCGGGGATCGCCCGCGGCCTCGAGGCGGTGCACGCGGCGGGCATCGTTCATCGCGACGTCAAACCCGACAACATCTTCCTCGTGGCCCAGGAAGACGACGGGCCTCCGATCCCGAAGCTGCTCGACTTCGGGCTCGCGCGCGGCACCGAGCTCGGCGGCGGCGGGCTCAGCTCGAAGATCACGCGCGCCGGTCGCGCCGTCGGCACGCCGGGATACATGCCCTCCGAGCAGGTGCGGGGCCTCGCCGACCTCGACGAGCGTGTCGACGTCTACGCCCTCGCGGCCACCTTCTACGAGATGCTCGCCGCGGCGTGCCCGGTGGAGGGCGAGTCCCTCACCGACGTGCTCATCGCGACGGCGACGGATGGGCCGACGCCGCTCGACGCGCACCGACCGGACTACGCCGGCCCGTTGACCATGGCGCTCATGCGCGGGCTCGCGGTGGACCGGGACAGCCGCTACCCGACCATGCGCGCGATGCGCGAGCGCCTCGCCAAGGTCATCGGCGAGTGGGAGACGCAGGGCGTGACCCTGCCGCCCGCCGCACACGCCGCGACGCCGCCCGCCGTCCGATCGGGGCCGCCGCCCATTCCGCCCGCGGCGCGCATCCCGGCCCGCACGACCGAGCGGCCCGTCATCAACCCGCCGGACGGCCCGCGGCTTCGCGTGCCCCGCCCGCGGCGCGCCTCGGGCGAGGGCTGA
- a CDS encoding protein kinase, with translation MEVALSAGARLGSYEIVGTLGEGGMGVVYEARHERLRRRVALKVLEPRLSRSEVARERMIREGRAVAKVSHPHIVGVHDAGFERGYAYLVMELLEGEDLAQHLRRHGAFEPSDAVDLLLPVTAALEAAHRSGIVHRDLKPSNLFLTRLPSGAFSPKVVDFGISKLQDATMGLTATAEVLGTPAYMAPEQIDAAREVDHRADLYALGVILYECVTGRRPFEGAQRPLALLHAVSEGKFTPPRELAPQLSKGLEKIILRCLSREPDARFSTALELADALLPHASDAGRTRFADLDPRGPGPATRAALEPHDDAPTVARGGSGTVMWVAIGLPLVVALVAIASLFDGDDVYAVSVTTSPVDAEIVLDGEGVGVGALDTELPRDGASHTLVVTAEDHAPFETTFTDEPPPRVITLEPRGPAEPPAEPPVEVEVPAPSPPRARPTRRGTSTRRADPAPPDTASSNTDTAPSDTAPSNTAPSNSAPSNTAPSNTAPSGTAPSAAPAPREEPAAPSGLPVVGDLPLLGR, from the coding sequence ATGGAGGTGGCGCTCTCGGCCGGCGCGCGGCTCGGCAGCTACGAGATCGTGGGCACGCTCGGCGAGGGCGGCATGGGCGTGGTCTACGAGGCGCGTCACGAGCGGCTCCGGCGGCGGGTGGCGCTCAAGGTCCTCGAGCCCCGGCTGAGCCGCAGCGAGGTGGCGCGCGAGCGCATGATCCGCGAGGGGCGCGCGGTGGCGAAGGTGAGCCACCCGCACATCGTCGGCGTGCACGACGCGGGCTTCGAGCGCGGATACGCGTACCTCGTGATGGAGCTGCTCGAGGGAGAGGACCTCGCCCAGCACCTCCGCCGCCACGGCGCGTTCGAGCCGAGCGACGCGGTCGACCTGCTCCTGCCCGTCACCGCGGCGCTCGAGGCCGCGCACCGTTCGGGCATCGTGCACCGCGACCTCAAGCCGTCGAACCTCTTCCTCACGCGGCTCCCCTCCGGGGCCTTCTCTCCCAAGGTCGTCGACTTCGGCATCAGCAAGCTGCAGGACGCGACGATGGGGCTGACGGCCACGGCCGAGGTGCTCGGCACGCCGGCCTACATGGCGCCCGAGCAGATCGACGCGGCCCGCGAGGTCGACCACCGCGCCGACCTCTACGCGCTGGGGGTGATCCTCTACGAGTGCGTGACCGGGCGGCGCCCGTTCGAAGGCGCGCAGCGCCCGCTCGCGCTGCTGCACGCGGTCTCGGAGGGCAAGTTCACGCCCCCGCGAGAGCTCGCGCCCCAGCTCTCGAAGGGGCTGGAGAAGATCATCCTGCGTTGCCTCTCGCGCGAGCCGGACGCGCGCTTCTCCACCGCGCTCGAGCTCGCGGACGCGCTCCTCCCGCACGCCTCCGACGCCGGTCGGACACGGTTCGCTGATCTCGACCCGCGCGGACCCGGTCCCGCCACCCGCGCGGCGCTGGAGCCCCACGACGACGCGCCCACCGTCGCGCGCGGCGGCTCGGGCACGGTGATGTGGGTGGCCATCGGCCTGCCGCTCGTGGTCGCGCTGGTGGCGATCGCGTCGCTCTTCGACGGAGACGACGTCTACGCGGTGTCGGTCACGACCTCGCCGGTCGACGCGGAGATCGTGCTCGACGGGGAAGGGGTCGGGGTCGGCGCGCTGGACACGGAGCTCCCGCGCGACGGCGCGTCCCACACCCTGGTCGTGACCGCGGAGGACCACGCGCCCTTCGAGACCACGTTCACCGATGAGCCGCCGCCGCGCGTCATCACGCTCGAGCCTCGGGGCCCCGCCGAGCCGCCCGCCGAGCCGCCGGTCGAGGTCGAGGTCCCTGCGCCGTCGCCGCCCCGCGCGCGCCCGACGCGGCGCGGGACATCCACCCGCCGAGCCGATCCCGCGCCGCCCGACACTGCTTCTTCGAACACCGACACAGCGCCCTCGGACACAGCGCCCTCGAACACAGCGCCCTCGAACAGCGCGCCTTCGAACACGGCGCCGTCGAACACGGCGCCCTCCGGAACCGCGCCCTCCGCCGCACCCGCTCCTCGGGAGGAACCGGCCGCACCCTCCGGGCTGCCCGTGGTGGGCGACCTCCCGCTCCTCGGGAGATGA
- the asnS gene encoding asparagine--tRNA ligase → MSHRIAQLVRGEVSVGSHVTIEGWVRTRRDSKAGISFLQIHDGTCFAPMQVVAPSELGNYESEVLHLSAGCAVRASGELVESKGKGQTVEIKADAIEVIGWVDDPEHYPMQPKRHSMEHLREHAHLRPRTNLIGAVTRVRHCLAQAIHRFYDERDFYWVHTPIITASDAEGAGEMFRVSTLDLANLPRTEDGKIDFSQDFFGKEAFLTVSGQLNVEAYCLAMSRVYTFGPTFRAENSNTRRHLAEFWMVEPEIAFADLADDVQLAEDFLKSIYRDLLDRRGDDMAFFDQHVQKGVVARLEKLVDSEFTRMDYTEAVSKLEKSGQKFDFQVKWGVDLQSEHEKWLTEHVGGPVAVVNYPKDIKAFYMRVNDDDRTVAAMDVLAPGIGEIIGGSQREERLDVLDARIEEMDLEVEHYGWYRDLRRYGTVPHAGFGLGFERAIQYATGVDNIRDVIPYPRAPRQADF, encoded by the coding sequence ATGTCTCACCGCATCGCTCAGCTGGTCCGCGGCGAGGTCTCGGTCGGTTCGCATGTCACCATCGAAGGGTGGGTGCGCACGCGCCGGGACTCCAAGGCGGGCATCTCGTTTCTCCAGATCCACGACGGCACCTGCTTCGCGCCGATGCAGGTCGTCGCGCCGAGCGAGCTGGGCAATTACGAGTCGGAGGTCCTGCACCTCAGCGCCGGCTGCGCGGTCCGCGCGAGCGGCGAGCTGGTCGAGTCCAAGGGCAAGGGCCAGACGGTCGAGATCAAGGCCGACGCCATCGAGGTGATCGGCTGGGTCGACGACCCCGAGCACTACCCGATGCAGCCCAAGCGCCACTCGATGGAGCACCTCCGCGAGCACGCGCACCTGCGCCCGCGCACCAACCTCATCGGCGCGGTGACCCGCGTTCGGCACTGCCTCGCGCAGGCCATCCACCGCTTCTACGACGAGCGCGACTTCTACTGGGTCCACACCCCGATCATCACCGCGAGCGACGCCGAGGGCGCGGGCGAGATGTTCCGCGTCTCCACGCTGGACCTCGCGAACCTCCCGCGCACCGAAGACGGGAAGATCGACTTCTCGCAGGACTTCTTCGGCAAGGAGGCCTTCCTCACCGTGAGCGGTCAGCTCAACGTCGAGGCCTACTGCCTGGCGATGTCGCGCGTCTACACCTTCGGGCCGACCTTCCGGGCCGAGAACTCCAACACACGCCGCCACCTCGCGGAGTTCTGGATGGTCGAGCCGGAGATCGCGTTCGCCGATCTCGCCGACGACGTGCAGCTCGCCGAGGACTTCCTCAAGTCGATCTACCGGGATCTCCTCGACCGCCGCGGCGACGACATGGCGTTCTTCGACCAGCACGTGCAGAAGGGCGTGGTCGCGCGCCTCGAGAAGCTCGTCGACAGCGAGTTCACGCGCATGGACTACACCGAGGCCGTCTCCAAGCTCGAGAAGAGCGGGCAGAAGTTCGACTTCCAGGTGAAGTGGGGCGTCGACCTGCAGTCCGAGCACGAGAAGTGGCTGACCGAGCACGTCGGTGGCCCGGTCGCGGTCGTCAACTACCCGAAGGACATCAAGGCGTTCTACATGCGCGTCAACGACGACGATCGCACCGTCGCCGCGATGGACGTGCTCGCGCCGGGCATCGGCGAGATCATCGGCGGCAGCCAGCGCGAGGAGCGCCTCGACGTGCTCGACGCGCGCATCGAGGAGATGGACCTCGAGGTCGAGCACTACGGCTGGTACCGCGACCTCCGCCGTTACGGCACCGTCCCCCACGCCGGCTTCGGCCTCGGCTTCGAGCGCGCCATCCAGTACGCGACCGGCGTCGACAACATCCGCGACGTGATCCCCTACCCCCGCGCCCCGCGTCAGGCCGACTTCTGA
- a CDS encoding cytochrome c yields the protein MGASLVMAIGLTTSCGGNQAAAVASYAGPLRSRDIERGGQVFRTFCVPCHAGRVSPEGYRWSPAQMRRQIREGNRAMPAIRDEYLSDEDMESVLAFLTVIGAVDAPLPPVRPADEPIDDETAGHERASQAPPAPVEPAVVDGEQEAASPATPEEPPAAAEDLGDPQGPAGAEP from the coding sequence TTGGGCGCGAGCCTCGTGATGGCGATCGGGCTGACTACGTCTTGTGGCGGCAACCAGGCTGCCGCCGTCGCGAGCTACGCCGGGCCCCTGCGCTCCAGGGACATCGAGCGTGGAGGGCAGGTCTTTCGAACGTTCTGCGTCCCCTGTCACGCGGGCCGGGTGAGCCCGGAGGGCTACCGCTGGTCTCCGGCGCAGATGCGGCGGCAGATCCGCGAGGGCAACCGCGCGATGCCCGCCATCCGAGACGAGTACCTCTCGGACGAAGACATGGAGTCGGTGCTGGCGTTCCTCACCGTCATCGGCGCGGTGGACGCGCCGCTGCCGCCCGTGCGCCCGGCGGACGAGCCGATCGACGACGAGACGGCTGGCCACGAGCGCGCGTCGCAGGCGCCACCCGCCCCGGTGGAGCCGGCGGTGGTGGACGGTGAGCAGGAGGCCGCTTCGCCAGCCACGCCGGAGGAGCCGCCGGCCGCGGCTGAAGACCTGGGAGATCCGCAAGGCCCCGCCGGCGCGGAGCCGTGA
- a CDS encoding quinone oxidoreductase produces the protein MRAIQIQRTGGPEVLELVDVELPPPGPGEATVRHTAIGVNLIDTYHRSGLYSLPGLPHGLGTEAAGIVEAVGEGVEIPLGRRVVYFQGPPSSYAEARNVPADRLVRIPDAVGDVVAAAALLKGMTVEYLIRRTFAVQPGMTVLFHAAAGGVGTIACQWLSHLGATVIGTVSTEAKAEHARKNGCAHPILYTQEDFVERVRAITDGAGVPVVYDSVGKDTFDGSLDCLAPRGMLVAFGNASGKPGPFDPMRLVEKGSLFLTRASLFHYVAAQEELAASAKALFDVIASGAVKIHIGQQFTLEDARACHEALESRQTVGSTLLVP, from the coding sequence ATGCGCGCGATCCAGATCCAGCGGACCGGTGGACCCGAGGTGCTCGAGCTCGTCGACGTCGAGCTGCCGCCGCCCGGGCCGGGCGAGGCCACGGTCCGACACACGGCGATCGGGGTGAACCTGATCGACACCTACCATCGGAGCGGGCTCTACTCGCTGCCGGGCCTCCCGCACGGGCTCGGCACCGAGGCCGCGGGGATCGTCGAGGCGGTGGGCGAGGGGGTCGAGATCCCGCTCGGGAGGCGCGTGGTGTACTTCCAGGGACCGCCGAGCTCCTACGCGGAGGCGCGGAACGTCCCCGCCGACCGGCTGGTGCGCATCCCCGACGCGGTGGGAGACGTGGTCGCGGCGGCCGCGCTCCTCAAGGGCATGACGGTCGAGTACCTGATCCGACGCACCTTCGCGGTCCAGCCCGGGATGACCGTGCTGTTCCACGCCGCGGCGGGTGGGGTCGGCACGATCGCCTGCCAGTGGCTCTCGCACCTCGGCGCGACCGTGATCGGCACCGTCTCGACCGAGGCGAAGGCGGAGCACGCGAGGAAGAACGGCTGCGCGCACCCGATCCTCTACACGCAAGAGGACTTCGTGGAGCGCGTCCGCGCGATCACCGACGGTGCGGGCGTGCCCGTGGTCTACGACAGCGTCGGCAAGGACACCTTCGACGGGTCGCTCGATTGCCTCGCCCCACGCGGCATGCTCGTGGCGTTCGGCAACGCGTCGGGCAAGCCCGGGCCGTTCGATCCGATGCGGCTCGTGGAGAAGGGCTCGCTCTTCCTCACGCGGGCCTCCCTCTTCCACTACGTCGCGGCCCAGGAGGAGCTCGCGGCGAGCGCGAAGGCCCTCTTCGACGTCATCGCGAGCGGCGCGGTCAAGATCCACATCGGCCAGCAGTTCACGCTCGAGGACGCCCGCGCCTGCCATGAGGCGCTCGAGTCACGCCAGACCGTCGGCTCGACGCTGCTCGTGCCTTGA